In Apis cerana isolate GH-2021 linkage group LG6, AcerK_1.0, whole genome shotgun sequence, the following are encoded in one genomic region:
- the LOC133665598 gene encoding serine--tRNA ligase-like → MKMTNYILHFIQKCIYSSSLKHNSIKYIALMHSSRQYSSALLVSSVKGKEYFSFLRPYIDLDEKLIDVDRVQKDLTARGLNLNVKEIKSIWEFYKSVNEDKHKLQLKNEKISNKLNLLHEKKNLTAEEQTEIAKLKIQIKALKHDLIKIKNALKDLNESILEKLFQLPNEVDGRTPIQGPVILKRVNSLKEHPNSEKKNHIEIGRRLGLLEYKNPMQYYLCNDAALFELGVLNYAGKIFSANNMIRVAGADFSRSLVIDGSGLNHEDPTDAFIISNHSEVNEDSPNRMHLVGGASLISFLAMHAKQLINPNHFPVTYFSTGRQYTPFRSGSNPIGLFTVCQASVAIAFILVKDGKSEEYSTQFEKLLNIACKLYDNVCDHYQIVMRPASELRPWEAMRVSFELWSPFSKQYIEVGHISTYGEYFSKRLLIIYQIPDGQSFPSVISGTILSVPRLLGCLLEQNPDKFVVPPKILEHMPIDNI, encoded by the coding sequence atgaaaatgacaaattatatactacattttatacagaaatgtatatattctagtagtttaaaacataattctattaaatacaTTGCATTAATGCACTCTAGCAGACAGTATTCTTCTGCATTACTTGTTTCAAGTGTTAAAggcaaagaatatttttcatttttaagacCATATATAGATTTAGATGAGAAATTAATAGATGTTGATAGAGTACAAAAAGATCTTACAGCTAGAggattaaatttgaatgttaaagaaattaaaagtatatgggaattttataaatcagtaAATGAAGataaacataaattacaattaaaaaatgaaaaaatatcaaataaattaaatttgttacatgaaaagaaaaatttaactgCAGAAGAACAAAcagaaattgcaaaattaaaaatacaaattaaagcattaaaacatgatttaattaaaataaaaaatgctcTTAAGGATTTAAATGAaagtattttagaaaaattatttcaattaccaAATGAAGTAGATGGAAGAACACCAATTCAAGGTCCTGTTATATTGAAACGTGTTAATTCTTTGAAAGAACATccaaattcagaaaaaaaaaatcacattgaAATTGGAAGACGTCTTGGTTtattggaatataaaaatcctatgcaatattatttatgcaatGATGCAGCTCTTTTTGAACTTGGGGTATTAAATTAtgctggaaaaatatttagtgcaaataatatgattagaGTAGCAGGTGCAGATTTCAGTCGAAGTTTGGTAATAGATGGCTCTGGTTTGAATCACGAAGATCCTACAGATGCTTTTATAATAAGCAATCATAGCGAAGTAAATGAAGATTCTCCTAATCGTATGCATCTTGTAGGAGGTGCaagtttaatttcatttttggcAATGCATGCAAAGCAACTGATAAATCCAAATCATTTTCCAGtaacatatttttcaactGGTAGACAATATACTCCTTTTCGATCAGGATCCAATCCAATTGGTTTGTTTACTGTTTGTCAAGCTTCAGTTGCAATTGCTTTTATATTAGTCAAAGATGGAAAAAGTGAAGAATATAGTacgcaatttgaaaaattgttaaatattgcatgtaaattatatgataatgtgTGTGATCATTATCAAATTGTTATGAGGCCTGCTTCAGAATTACGACCTTGGGAAGCAATGCGCGTATCATTTGAATTGTGGTCTCCATTTTCGAAACAATATATAGAAGTTGGTCATATATCTACATATGGTGAATATTTTAGCAAAAGATTGCTAATTATATATCAGATACCAGATGGACAAAGTTTCCCTTCTGTGATATCCGGCACAATTTTGTCGGTACCACGCTTGTTAGGATGCTTGTTAGAACAAAATCCAGATAAATTCGTTGTCCCACCGAAAATATTAGAACATATGcctatagataatatttaa
- the LOC107999637 gene encoding zinc finger protein 593 homolog gives MTYKRKKYHRGDTHLKKGWRTKRRTKDLDEIDEDLKDENVKNLLNQEVDLDKPGAGQYYCIHCARYFINDTALQDHFTTKVHKRRLKALELEPYSIEESEKAAGKGSFIIPQKRKIETINYTNYNMDVEPETSSQVKIVKVDV, from the exons atgacttacaaacgtaaaaaatatcatagagGTGATACACATTTGAAAAAAGGTTGGCGAACTAAAAGAAGAACAAAAGATTTAGATGAG attgaTGAGGATTTGAAAGACGAAAATGTAAAGAATCTACTAAATCAAGAAGTAGATTTAGATAAACCAGGAGCAGgtcaatattattgtattcattGCGC gaggtattttataaatgacacTGCTTTACAAGATCATTTTACAACAAAAGTACATAAACGCAGATTAAAAGCTCTTGAATTAGAACCCTATTCTATTGAGGAATCAGAAAAAGCAGCTGGTAAAGGAAGCTTTATTATTccacaaaaaaggaaaattgagACTATAAATTACACTAACTATAATATGGATGTTGAACCAGAAACTTCATCACAAGTTAAGATAGTTAAAGtggatgtataa